One Corynebacterium appendicis CIP 107643 DNA window includes the following coding sequences:
- a CDS encoding HPr family phosphocarrier protein, with amino-acid sequence MASKTVKVGSTVGLHARPATVIAEAAGEYDDDIILTLVGGDEDDETDAASSLMIMAMGAEHGDEVTVTSDNDEAVEKIAALIESNLDDE; translated from the coding sequence ATGGCTTCCAAGACAGTCAAGGTCGGCTCCACCGTGGGCCTGCACGCCCGCCCCGCAACAGTCATCGCGGAGGCTGCCGGCGAGTACGACGACGACATCATCCTCACCCTCGTCGGCGGCGACGAGGACGATGAAACGGATGCCGCGTCCTCCCTCATGATCATGGCCATGGGCGCCGAGCACGGCGACGAAGTCACCGTCACCTCCGATAACGACGAGGCCGTGGAGAAGATCGCGGCGCTCATCGAGTCCAACCTGGACGACGAGTAA
- a CDS encoding HNH endonuclease signature motif containing protein: MSRFASFLCTQTADALDVIAEFDSETARAAGIQPRRINEWALVHETYFGATKWTAQQRFAVQLARNRKMSIDQLALIEKQLKKVKDPRGKWELRFELLGVSGEYEAVRRKAKVLISEEPKPPKKQVRFSKTRHGRRTMTVTAEERDLADLEHALTRGIDPSKPAAPQLLENFLRRMRGRKGGVPEAVPRPMVLVPMPDLSRIMAGDGDDIVLGLTDATTMTGAEFLQQCVGEELELAAVHPQEGPVNLYRTQRLANQKQRDLARISSPVCPVPGCRHGADACEIHHITAWKNGGETNAANLAPLCRYHNRVNDDDPQRAKRGRIERARGTPRWRSPRGYLVPNHYHRYAAVDTLFGPRGPT, encoded by the coding sequence ATGAGCAGATTTGCTTCGTTTCTCTGCACCCAGACAGCCGACGCCCTCGACGTCATCGCCGAATTCGACAGCGAGACCGCCCGGGCCGCCGGCATTCAGCCGCGCCGAATTAACGAGTGGGCGCTCGTCCACGAAACCTACTTCGGCGCCACGAAGTGGACCGCTCAGCAGAGATTCGCTGTGCAGCTCGCGCGGAACCGGAAAATGAGCATCGACCAGCTCGCACTGATCGAAAAACAACTCAAAAAGGTGAAAGATCCCCGCGGGAAGTGGGAGTTGCGGTTCGAACTTTTGGGGGTGAGCGGGGAATACGAGGCGGTTCGTCGTAAAGCGAAGGTGTTGATTAGCGAGGAACCGAAACCTCCGAAGAAGCAGGTGCGCTTCTCGAAAACCCGGCACGGACGCCGCACGATGACCGTCACCGCAGAAGAACGCGATCTCGCCGACCTCGAGCATGCCCTGACGCGCGGGATCGACCCCTCTAAACCCGCTGCGCCACAACTGCTCGAGAATTTCCTGCGCCGCATGCGCGGCAGAAAAGGCGGCGTGCCCGAAGCTGTGCCGCGGCCAATGGTGCTCGTGCCGATGCCAGATCTCAGCCGCATCATGGCCGGCGACGGCGACGACATCGTCCTCGGCCTCACGGATGCCACCACCATGACTGGTGCAGAGTTCTTGCAGCAGTGCGTGGGGGAGGAACTCGAGCTCGCCGCCGTGCACCCCCAAGAAGGCCCGGTGAATCTCTACCGGACGCAGCGCCTGGCGAATCAGAAGCAGCGCGATCTCGCCCGGATATCCTCGCCCGTGTGCCCGGTGCCTGGGTGCCGCCACGGAGCTGATGCGTGCGAAATCCACCACATCACTGCGTGGAAGAACGGGGGAGAGACCAACGCGGCCAATCTCGCGCCGTTGTGCAGGTACCACAACCGCGTCAACGACGACGACCCGCAGCGCGCGAAACGCGGCCGCATCGAGCGGGCGCGTGGAACCCCGAGGTGGCGCTCGCCCCGCGGGTATCTCGTGCCCAACCATTACCACCGGTACGCGGCAGTGGACACTTTGTTCGGGCCGAGGGGGCCGACCTAG
- a CDS encoding uracil-xanthine permease family protein, giving the protein MSFIPSWTVHGDGKTIQPGSVVAPEERLSWSRTIGIGMQHVIAMFGATLLVPTLTGFPVNTTLLFSGLGTIIFLLFTRNRLPSYLGSSFAFIAPLTASQQHGISAQIGGIFVTGLALISVGLLVSWAGKRVLDAVMPPVVTGAIVALIGLNLAPTAVANTQTQPAVGLVTLAAILIATACLRGMASRLSILIGVVTGWIFATLTGNLAEDAGETIAAAPWVGLPTFHTPEFHLSAILVTLPVLVVLIAENVGHVKAVAEMTRRDLDDLAGPALVGDGVATTLAGAFGGSGTTTYAENIGVMAATRVYSTAAYWVAACFAILLAFIPKFGALIFTIPAGVLGGACLVLYGLIGMLGVRIWQDNQVDFNNPVNLTMAAVALIVGIGNLTFEIGNVTLEGIALGSIGIIVLYPVMRWAYENLGEGRLLPKPSE; this is encoded by the coding sequence GTGAGCTTCATTCCCTCCTGGACCGTCCACGGCGACGGAAAGACCATCCAACCTGGATCTGTCGTCGCCCCCGAAGAACGCCTGAGCTGGTCGCGCACGATCGGCATTGGCATGCAGCACGTCATCGCCATGTTCGGCGCGACGCTGCTCGTGCCCACCCTGACCGGATTCCCGGTGAACACCACGCTGCTGTTCTCCGGTTTGGGCACCATCATCTTCCTTCTGTTCACCCGTAACCGGCTGCCCAGTTATTTGGGGTCGTCGTTCGCCTTCATCGCGCCCCTGACCGCGTCGCAGCAACACGGCATCAGCGCGCAGATCGGCGGCATCTTCGTCACCGGTCTGGCGCTGATCAGTGTGGGCCTGCTGGTCAGCTGGGCCGGCAAGCGTGTTCTCGACGCCGTCATGCCGCCCGTGGTCACTGGTGCGATCGTGGCGCTGATCGGCCTGAATCTCGCTCCCACGGCTGTCGCGAACACGCAAACGCAGCCCGCTGTCGGCCTGGTCACGCTGGCCGCGATTCTGATCGCCACGGCGTGCCTGCGCGGCATGGCGTCCCGCCTGTCCATCCTCATCGGCGTCGTCACCGGCTGGATCTTCGCCACGCTGACCGGCAACCTGGCAGAAGACGCGGGCGAGACGATCGCCGCCGCGCCGTGGGTCGGTCTGCCGACCTTCCACACGCCCGAGTTCCACCTCTCCGCCATCCTTGTCACCCTGCCGGTGCTGGTCGTGCTCATCGCCGAGAACGTCGGCCACGTCAAAGCCGTCGCCGAGATGACCCGCCGCGACCTTGACGACCTCGCCGGTCCGGCTCTCGTCGGCGACGGTGTCGCCACTACGCTCGCCGGCGCATTCGGCGGCTCCGGCACCACGACGTACGCCGAGAACATCGGCGTCATGGCCGCCACCCGCGTCTACTCCACGGCCGCGTACTGGGTCGCGGCGTGCTTTGCGATCTTGCTGGCGTTCATCCCGAAATTCGGTGCGTTGATCTTCACCATTCCCGCCGGAGTGCTCGGTGGCGCGTGCCTGGTCCTCTACGGCCTGATCGGCATGCTGGGCGTGCGCATCTGGCAGGACAATCAGGTCGACTTCAACAACCCGGTCAACCTCACCATGGCGGCGGTGGCGCTGATCGTGGGCATCGGCAACCTGACCTTCGAAATCGGCAACGTCACCCTCGAGGGCATCGCGCTGGGTTCCATCGGCATCATCGTGCTGTACCCGGTCATGCGCTGGGCCTACGAGAACCTCGGCGAAGGCCGCCTGCTGCCCAAACCCTCCGAATAA
- the hflX gene encoding GTPase HflX has product MTKPFSRFSAEPHEDSAHDALLAEAFRDHAPPAAHESTDPTVGSLDLAERNAFRRVTRDTEIRSEDHEDIYEVEYRKLRLEQVILVGMWTEGTIAEVEANMNELAALAETAGADVVDMLYQKRDKPDPGTYIGSGKVSELRDIVHATGADTVVCDGELSPGQMVALEEALKVKVIDRTMLILDIFAQHAKSKEGKAQVSLAQMEYLYTRTRGWGGNLSRQAGGRAGSNGGVGLRGPGETRIEADRRRLRSEMAKLRRELAGMKTARDVKRAQRQRSTIPKIAIAGYTNAGKSSLINAMTDAGVLVEDALFATLDPSTRKAELADGRSVVLTDTVGFVRHLPTQLVEAFKSTLEEVAGADLMLHVVDGSDPFPLKQIQAVNDVLAEITRDTGEEIPPEIVVVNKIDQADPVVLAELRHSFADSKRDVVFVSARTGEGIAELEGRIEMFLNTLDAHARMLVPYTRGDIVSRLHEEGTVRSEEYKEEGTLIDVRLPRVLFHQYSEFVVD; this is encoded by the coding sequence ATGACGAAACCTTTTTCCCGTTTTTCCGCCGAACCACACGAGGATTCGGCTCACGACGCACTTCTCGCGGAAGCATTCCGCGACCACGCGCCGCCCGCCGCGCACGAGAGCACGGACCCGACGGTCGGCTCGCTGGATCTCGCTGAGCGCAACGCTTTTCGACGCGTCACCCGCGACACCGAGATCCGCTCCGAAGACCACGAGGACATCTACGAGGTCGAGTACCGCAAGCTGCGCCTCGAGCAGGTCATCCTGGTCGGCATGTGGACCGAGGGGACCATCGCCGAAGTCGAGGCGAACATGAATGAGCTAGCTGCGTTGGCCGAGACCGCCGGCGCCGACGTCGTGGACATGCTCTACCAGAAGCGCGACAAGCCGGACCCGGGCACCTACATCGGCTCGGGCAAGGTCAGCGAGCTGCGCGACATCGTGCACGCGACCGGCGCCGACACCGTGGTGTGCGACGGCGAGCTCTCGCCCGGTCAGATGGTGGCGCTCGAGGAAGCGCTCAAAGTCAAGGTCATCGACCGCACCATGCTCATTCTGGACATTTTCGCCCAGCACGCGAAGTCGAAGGAGGGCAAGGCGCAGGTCAGCCTCGCACAGATGGAGTACCTGTACACGCGCACCCGCGGCTGGGGCGGCAACCTGTCGCGCCAGGCGGGTGGTCGCGCTGGCTCCAACGGCGGCGTTGGTCTGCGCGGCCCCGGCGAGACGCGCATCGAGGCGGACCGCCGCCGCCTGCGCTCCGAGATGGCGAAGCTGCGCCGCGAGTTGGCGGGCATGAAGACAGCCCGCGACGTCAAGCGCGCGCAAAGGCAGCGCTCGACGATTCCGAAGATCGCCATCGCGGGCTACACCAACGCCGGCAAGTCGTCGCTGATCAACGCGATGACGGATGCGGGCGTGCTGGTGGAGGACGCGTTGTTCGCGACGCTGGATCCGTCGACACGCAAGGCGGAGCTCGCTGACGGCCGTTCCGTCGTGCTCACCGACACCGTCGGTTTCGTGCGCCACCTGCCCACGCAGCTCGTCGAAGCGTTCAAGTCCACCCTCGAGGAAGTCGCCGGTGCGGACCTGATGCTCCACGTCGTCGACGGTTCCGACCCGTTCCCGCTGAAGCAGATCCAGGCGGTCAACGACGTTCTCGCCGAGATCACGCGCGACACCGGCGAGGAGATTCCGCCGGAGATCGTCGTCGTGAACAAGATCGACCAGGCGGACCCGGTGGTGCTGGCCGAGCTGCGCCACTCGTTCGCCGATTCGAAGCGCGACGTCGTCTTCGTCTCCGCGCGCACGGGTGAGGGGATCGCGGAGCTCGAAGGCCGCATCGAGATGTTCCTCAACACCCTCGACGCGCACGCGAGAATGCTCGTGCCGTACACGCGCGGCGACATCGTCTCGCGCCTCCATGAAGAAGGCACCGTTCGCAGCGAGGAATACAAGGAAGAGGGCACGCTTATCGACGTCCGCCTGCCCCGCGTCCTCTTCCACCAGTACTCCGAGTTCGTGGTCGACTGA
- the dapF gene encoding diaminopimelate epimerase, translated as MSTDSNETEPHLSSLPFIKAHGTENDFVVLIDVDDQLEDLGVLTGDLAASLCDRRAGIGGDGLLRIVRNDPSSTESPRWFMDYRNADGSIAEMCGNGIRVFAHVLAAQGLETAREFDVATRAGTKHIIIRELTGDGPHGPASAEVEVGMGRVEVTGVSTARMGEFDFAGLGVDVGNPHLAAVIPGLTPDELAAMKFVQPAFDHEFFPAGVNVEILTEMTGGAVHMRVWERGVGETRSCGTGTVAAARAALADAGIEHGSVTVHVPGGTLTIAIEDGVATMTGPSVIVGRGEVELGALRR; from the coding sequence GTGAGCACCGACAGCAACGAAACCGAACCGCACTTGTCCTCCCTGCCGTTCATCAAGGCACACGGCACCGAAAACGACTTCGTCGTGCTTATCGACGTCGACGATCAGCTCGAGGACCTAGGCGTCCTCACTGGCGACCTTGCGGCTTCCCTGTGCGACCGTCGCGCCGGCATCGGCGGCGACGGGCTCCTGCGCATTGTCCGGAACGATCCGTCGTCGACTGAGTCGCCCCGCTGGTTCATGGATTACCGCAACGCCGACGGCTCGATCGCCGAGATGTGCGGCAACGGCATCCGTGTTTTCGCCCACGTGCTCGCGGCCCAGGGGCTGGAGACGGCACGCGAATTCGACGTGGCCACCCGCGCGGGAACCAAGCACATCATCATCCGGGAGCTGACCGGGGACGGACCGCACGGCCCGGCGAGCGCTGAGGTGGAAGTGGGCATGGGGCGCGTCGAGGTCACCGGCGTATCTACAGCGCGCATGGGCGAGTTCGACTTTGCGGGCCTCGGCGTGGATGTGGGCAACCCGCATCTCGCCGCGGTGATCCCGGGACTGACGCCGGACGAGCTCGCCGCCATGAAATTCGTTCAGCCGGCCTTCGACCACGAGTTCTTCCCTGCAGGCGTCAACGTGGAAATCCTCACGGAAATGACCGGCGGCGCAGTCCACATGCGGGTGTGGGAGCGCGGCGTGGGGGAGACCCGCTCCTGCGGCACCGGCACCGTCGCCGCGGCACGCGCCGCGCTTGCCGACGCCGGCATCGAGCACGGCTCCGTCACCGTCCACGTCCCGGGAGGCACCTTGACCATCGCCATCGAGGACGGGGTAGCCACTATGACGGGACCATCGGTCATCGTGGGGAGGGGAGAGGTGGAGCTGGGGGCGCTTCGTCGATAA
- the miaA gene encoding tRNA (adenosine(37)-N6)-dimethylallyltransferase MiaA, which produces MPELPVTPVAVVGPTASGKSDLGIALARELGGEVVNVDSMQLYRGMDIGTAKLPPAERGGIPHHLLDIWEVTRTASVAEYQARAVAEVEEIAARGAVPILVGGSMMYVQSLIDNWQFPPTDPAVRAKYEARQAEIGVQALHAELAEVDPQAAGIIEDNDPRRTVRALEVIELTGKPFQASQPPKDAPPRWGTRIIGLRTNAEWLNPRIEKRTQLMFDRGFVDEVRTLIDAGLTPDSTAGRAIGYAQVLDYLAEKCSLEEAVESTVAGTRRYVRRQRSWFNRDKRIAWIDADQAPEKLLRAALDSLA; this is translated from the coding sequence ATGCCTGAGCTTCCCGTCACTCCCGTCGCGGTCGTCGGCCCGACGGCGTCCGGTAAATCGGACCTCGGCATCGCTCTCGCGCGCGAGCTCGGCGGGGAAGTGGTCAACGTCGATTCGATGCAGCTCTACCGCGGCATGGACATCGGCACCGCCAAGCTCCCGCCCGCAGAGCGCGGCGGCATCCCGCACCACCTGCTCGATATCTGGGAGGTCACGCGCACAGCGTCGGTCGCCGAGTACCAGGCCCGCGCGGTGGCCGAAGTCGAGGAGATCGCCGCGCGCGGAGCGGTCCCGATCCTCGTGGGCGGGTCGATGATGTACGTGCAGTCGCTCATCGACAACTGGCAGTTCCCTCCCACCGACCCCGCCGTCCGCGCCAAGTACGAAGCGCGCCAGGCCGAGATCGGCGTGCAGGCCCTCCACGCGGAGCTCGCCGAGGTCGATCCGCAGGCGGCGGGCATCATCGAGGACAACGACCCGCGCCGCACGGTCCGCGCGCTCGAGGTCATCGAGCTGACCGGCAAACCGTTCCAGGCGTCCCAGCCGCCGAAAGACGCCCCGCCGCGGTGGGGCACCCGGATCATCGGCCTGCGCACGAATGCCGAATGGCTCAACCCGCGCATCGAAAAACGTACCCAGCTCATGTTTGACCGAGGCTTCGTCGACGAAGTGCGCACGCTTATCGACGCCGGCCTCACCCCCGATTCCACCGCCGGCCGCGCCATCGGTTACGCGCAGGTGCTCGACTACCTCGCCGAAAAGTGCTCCCTCGAAGAAGCAGTGGAGTCCACCGTCGCCGGCACCCGCCGTTACGTTCGGCGCCAGCGGTCCTGGTTCAACCGCGACAAACGCATCGCGTGGATCGACGCGGACCAGGCCCCGGAGAAGCTGCTGCGGGCCGCGCTAGACTCGCTGGCGTGA